The following proteins are co-located in the Acidicapsa acidisoli genome:
- the sthA gene encoding Si-specific NAD(P)(+) transhydrogenase encodes MSAVKYDLIVVGSGPSGQRAAVAASKLKKKVAIVESRSVVGGVCINTGTIPSKTMREAVLHLSGYNYRTVYGMNYRVKEKITMADLAFRVQGVVKTEVDVTEAQLSRNGIDVIHGVAHFVTPETLRVEGPETSTTLEAARVIIAVGTRPATSDQVPINGRTIINSDQILDMPKLPRTLIVVGGGVIGVEYACMFAVLGVRVTVIEKRNKLLEFADQEIVETLSYHLRDSRVTMRLGEELASVEELEDGTVVANMQSNKRISGDALLYAVGRQGNVEDLQLENAGLKADSRGRISVDENFQTSTPSIYAVGDVIGFPSLASVSMEQGRIAVARAFNDMITVSNPGFYPYGIYTIPEISFIGKTEEQLTDEDVPYEVGMAYYREVARGQIRGDTTGRLKLIFHRDTRKVLGVHIIGENASELIHIGQAVMTLGGTVDYFIETVFNYPTLAECYKIAAFNGVGRLHRYQ; translated from the coding sequence AGAAGAAAGTTGCGATCGTCGAATCTCGTTCGGTCGTCGGCGGCGTTTGCATTAACACCGGCACAATTCCATCCAAGACCATGCGCGAAGCCGTGCTGCATCTTTCCGGCTACAACTACCGCACTGTCTACGGGATGAACTACCGCGTCAAAGAAAAAATCACCATGGCCGATCTAGCCTTCCGCGTACAAGGCGTGGTCAAAACCGAAGTCGATGTCACCGAAGCCCAGCTTTCCCGCAACGGAATCGATGTCATCCACGGAGTGGCGCACTTCGTCACTCCCGAGACGCTGCGCGTGGAGGGTCCGGAGACAAGTACAACTCTCGAAGCGGCCCGGGTGATCATCGCCGTTGGCACCAGACCAGCCACTTCGGATCAGGTGCCGATCAACGGCCGCACAATCATCAACAGCGATCAGATTCTGGACATGCCCAAGCTGCCGCGCACCTTGATCGTCGTTGGCGGCGGCGTCATTGGCGTGGAATACGCCTGTATGTTCGCGGTTCTGGGCGTTCGCGTCACGGTAATCGAAAAGCGCAATAAGCTGCTTGAATTCGCGGACCAGGAGATCGTGGAGACCCTCAGCTACCATCTGCGCGACAGCCGTGTCACGATGCGTCTGGGCGAGGAACTGGCCAGCGTCGAAGAGCTGGAAGACGGAACCGTTGTTGCCAACATGCAGAGCAACAAACGTATCTCCGGCGACGCTCTGCTCTACGCGGTCGGCCGCCAGGGCAACGTCGAAGACCTCCAGTTGGAAAACGCTGGTCTGAAAGCAGACTCTCGAGGTCGCATCTCGGTAGACGAGAATTTTCAGACTTCGACGCCTTCCATCTACGCGGTTGGCGACGTCATCGGCTTTCCATCGCTCGCCTCCGTGTCCATGGAACAAGGCAGAATCGCCGTCGCGCGTGCCTTTAACGACATGATCACCGTCTCTAACCCCGGCTTCTATCCCTACGGCATCTACACCATTCCCGAGATCAGCTTCATCGGCAAGACGGAAGAGCAGCTTACCGACGAGGATGTGCCATACGAAGTAGGAATGGCCTATTACCGGGAAGTTGCCCGCGGGCAAATTCGCGGCGACACCACTGGCCGCTTGAAATTGATCTTCCATCGCGATACGCGCAAGGTGCTGGGTGTCCATATCATCGGGGAAAACGCCAGCGAATTGATCCACATCGGCCAGGCCGTCATGACCCTGGGCGGCACAGTCGATTACTTCATCGAAACAGTCTTCAATTACCCGACGCTTGCCGAGTGTTACAAGATTGCGGCATTCAATGGCGTGGGACGGCTTCATCGCTATCAGTGA